From the Pungitius pungitius chromosome 6, fPunPun2.1, whole genome shotgun sequence genome, one window contains:
- the LOC119196444 gene encoding Golgi apparatus membrane protein TVP23 homolog A-like isoform X1, producing MIAEGASVSGLIHCNTYSIPTKRLTLRLPRKRYFALLFTSTMMTPMGITTAMADDTEDVALDFAADEQDSARRGAVLRHPLVSFFHLFFRVVAIVAYLLCDWISENFASCFVLIITLLSFDFWSVKNVTGRLLVGLRWWNQIDEDGKSLWVFEAKKASLGNSIGTEAEARIFWLGLIICPLIWTLFFFISLFSLKIKWLSLVVASISLQVANLYGYLRCKAVGEDGQPADIRAFSGQHLLQRPDIIFGIL from the exons ATGATTGCAGAGGGAGCTTCGGTGTCGGGCTTAATTCACTGCAACACTTATTCCATCCCTACAAAACGGCTCACGCTACGACTTCCCCGAAAACGGTACTTCGCGTTGCTTTTCACGTCTACGATGATGACACCAATGGGCATCACTACG GCGATGGCGGATGACACGGAGGATGTTGCGCTGGACTTTGCTGCCGACGAGCAGGACAGTGCGCGGAGAGGCGCAGTCCTAAG ACACCCACTCGTCTCCTTTTTCCACCTGTTCTTCCGGGTGGTTGCCATTGTTGCCTATTTACTCTGCGACTGGATCAGCGAGAACTTTGCCTCGTGTTTTGTGCTGATCATCACTCTGCTGTCTTTTGATTTCTGGTCTGTCAAG AATGTGACTGGCAGGCTGCTGGTCGGCCTGCGGTGGTGGAATCAGATTGACGAAGATGGAAAGAGCCTCTGGGTGTTTGAGGCCAAAAAA GCCTCCTTGGGCAATAGCATTGGGACAGAGGCAGAGGCGAGGATTTTCTGGCTGGGTCTTATCATCTGTCCTCTCATATGGACattgttcttcttcatctccctcttctccctgaAGATTAAATGGCTG TCCCTTGTGGTTGCGAGTATTTCCCTCCAAGTGGCCAATCTCTATGGTTACCTACGCTGCAAGGCAGTAGGAGAGGATGGCCAGCCTGCAGACATCCGCGCTTTCTCAGGGCAGCACCTTCTGCAGCGT CCAGACATCATCTTTGGAATACTATGA
- the LOC119196444 gene encoding Golgi apparatus membrane protein TVP23 homolog A-like isoform X2 — protein MADDTEDVALDFAADEQDSARRGAVLRHPLVSFFHLFFRVVAIVAYLLCDWISENFASCFVLIITLLSFDFWSVKNVTGRLLVGLRWWNQIDEDGKSLWVFEAKKASLGNSIGTEAEARIFWLGLIICPLIWTLFFFISLFSLKIKWLSLVVASISLQVANLYGYLRCKAVGEDGQPADIRAFSGQHLLQRPDIIFGIL, from the exons ATGGCGGATGACACGGAGGATGTTGCGCTGGACTTTGCTGCCGACGAGCAGGACAGTGCGCGGAGAGGCGCAGTCCTAAG ACACCCACTCGTCTCCTTTTTCCACCTGTTCTTCCGGGTGGTTGCCATTGTTGCCTATTTACTCTGCGACTGGATCAGCGAGAACTTTGCCTCGTGTTTTGTGCTGATCATCACTCTGCTGTCTTTTGATTTCTGGTCTGTCAAG AATGTGACTGGCAGGCTGCTGGTCGGCCTGCGGTGGTGGAATCAGATTGACGAAGATGGAAAGAGCCTCTGGGTGTTTGAGGCCAAAAAA GCCTCCTTGGGCAATAGCATTGGGACAGAGGCAGAGGCGAGGATTTTCTGGCTGGGTCTTATCATCTGTCCTCTCATATGGACattgttcttcttcatctccctcttctccctgaAGATTAAATGGCTG TCCCTTGTGGTTGCGAGTATTTCCCTCCAAGTGGCCAATCTCTATGGTTACCTACGCTGCAAGGCAGTAGGAGAGGATGGCCAGCCTGCAGACATCCGCGCTTTCTCAGGGCAGCACCTTCTGCAGCGT CCAGACATCATCTTTGGAATACTATGA
- the rhcgb gene encoding ammonium transporter Rh type C-like 2 produces MGCVQSFRDLCDGQKNTNVRISLPAVCVVWQTAMIILFGVFIRYDEESDPHWVEHRHQKNITSDIENDFYFRYPSFQDVHVMIFVGFGFLMTFLKRYSFGAVGFNFLIAAFGLQWALLMQGWFHHLDPADGKIKIGIESMINADFCVAGCLIAFGAVLGKVSAVQLLVMTLFGVTLFAVEEYIILNIIHARDAGGSMVIHTFGAYYGLTISWMLYRPNLDQSDRLHGSVYHSDVFAMIGTLFLWMFWPSFNSAITDHGDGQHRAAMNTYLALAATVLTTVAISSLFQKHGKLDMVHIQNSTLAGGVAVGTAAEFMLMPYGALIVGFCCGIISTLGYIYLSPFMEKHLKIQDTCGIHNLHAMPGVIGGIVGAITAAAATESVYGVEGLINTFDFKDDFKDMVPLRQGGHQAAGLCVALCFGVGGGIAVGCILRLPIWGDPADDNCFDDEAYWEVPDEEEDIPPILQYNNHMRSKDVAESNFSVEPTSR; encoded by the exons ATGGGCTGTGTTCAGAGCTTCAGGGACTTGTGCGACGGTCAGAAAAACACCAACGTCCGTATCAGCCTGCCAGCGGTTTGCGTCGTGTGGCAAACAGCCATGATCATCTTGTTTGGGGTTTTCATTCGCTACGATGAAGAATCAGATCCACACTGGGTCGAGCACAGACACCAAAAAAATATAACAAGCGACATAGAGAACGACTTCTACTTCAGATATCCAA GTTTCCAGGACGTGCATGTGATGATCTTTGTGGGATTTGGCTTCCTGATGACGTTTCTTAAGCGCTACAGCTTCGGCGCCGTGGGTTTCAACTTCCTGATCGCAGCCTTTGGCCTCCAATGGGCGCTGCTGATGCAGGGCTGGTTCCACCACCTGGACCCTGCGGACGGAAAGATCAAAATCGGAATTGAAAG CATGATCAACGCTGACTTCTGTGTGGCGGGCTGCTTGATAGCCTTCGGGGCGGTGCTGGGTAAAGTCAGTGCAGTCCAGCTGCTGGTTATGACCCTGTTTGGGGTCACGCTGTTTGCTGTGGAGGAATACATTATCCTAAATATCATACAT GCCAGAGATGCCGGAGGCTCCATGGTGATCCACACGTTCGGTGCTTACTATGGTCTGACCATCTCGTGGATGCTCTATCGGCCCAACCTGGACCAGAGCGACCGTTTGCACGGCTCCGTCTATCACTCGGATGTCTTTGCCATGATCG GCACCCTGTTCTTGTGGATGTTCTGGCCCAGCTTCAACTCGGCCATCACAGACCACGGCGACGGGCAGCACCGAGCGGCCATGAACACGTACCTGGCTTTGGCCGCGACGGTGCTCACTACTGTCGCCATCTCCAGCCTCTTCCAGAAGCATGGGAAACTAGACATG GTCCACATCCAGAACTCCACTCTTGCTGGAGGTGTTGCGGTTGGAACTGCAGCGGAGTTCATGCTGATGCCCTACGGCGCTCTAATCGTGGGCTTCTGCTGTGGAATCATCTCCACACTGGGATACATCTACCTCTCG cctttCATGGAGAAGCACCTGAAGATTCAGGACACGTGTGGCATCCACAACCTGCACGCCATGCCGGGAGTCATCGGGGGCATCGTGGGAGCCatcactgctgcagctgcaaCGGAGTCTGTTTATGGTGTTGAGGG gcTCATCAACACCTTTGACTTCAAAGATGATTTCAAAGACATGGTACCCTTACGGCAGGGCGGCCACCAGGCTGCGGGCCTCTGTGTGGCGCTCTGCTTTGGCGTGGGCGGAGGTATTGCTGTCG GTTGTATTTTAAGACTGCCCATCTGGGGAGATCCCGCAGATGACAATTGTTTTGACGATGAGGCGTACTGGGAG GTCCctgatgaggaagaggacatCCCACCAATTCTCCAGTACAACAACCACATGCGGAGCAAAGATGT AGCGGAGTCAAATTTCTCTGTGGAACCGACCTCACGCTAG
- the gdpgp1 gene encoding GDP-D-glucose phosphorylase 1 — MPLQFVYSDQDFVPDVRWSDGERLGISSTASKFDTTIQAGWTDRMKAGLFRYHLGDLQTRILPGPHGYVAQLNIQRGIERRKPQEILSIQQEFNAEQFNFNKINPEEILFEMIKGVEGGSEKGQLHEPCRMVVLVNVSPLEFGHCLFVPRPSGCFPQVMTSFAIQVGIESVLLSSDPGFRVGFNSLGAFASVNHLHLHGYYLQHQLKIESTPVKPLVPEKGFYGLLDFPAGFLFYTESERVAEVAEAICRVTNFLVDGNIAHNVFLTRGCAPRERTQSEKERCSRRGVRVAVWPRASCFGAKEESAFNVALCELAGHLPFKNRKDYEFISEREVIGIIQRYLLPDSEFHTLEQQLTRHLKDK; from the coding sequence ATGCCGCTGCAGTTTGTGTATAGTGACCAGGACTTTGTCCCAGACGTGCGTTGGAGTGATGGGGAAAGACTCGGGATTTCATCAACGGCATCAAAGTTTGACACAACCATCCAAGCCGGCTGGACAGACAGGATGAAGGCGGGGCTCTTCCGCTACCATCTGGGGGATTTACAGACACGGATCCTGCCGGGCCCGCATGGCTACGTGGCCCAGCTCAACATTCAAAGAGGAATAGAGAGAAGAAAGCCTCAGGAGATACTAAGCATTCAGCAGGAGTTCAATGCCGAGCAGtttaattttaacaaaattaatCCAGAAGAGATCCTATTTGAGATGATAAAGGGCGTTGAGGGAGGAAGTGAAAAGGGACAGTTGCATGAACCCTGCAGGATGGTTGTGCTGGTCAACGTCAGCCCTTTGGAGTTTGGCCATTGTCTCTTTGTTCCACGCCCGTCAGGGTGTTTCCCACAGGTCATGACGAGCTTTGCCATCCAGGTTGGCATCGAATCCGTGCTCCTGAGCTCCGACCCTGGCTTCCGCGTAGGGTTCAATAGTCTGGGAGCATTTGCGTCGGTCAATCATTTACACCTACATGGGTATTACCTGCAGCACCAGCTTAAGATAGAATCTACCCCAGTCAAGCCTCTGGTTCCCGAGAAGGGCTTTTATGGCTTGTTGGACTTTCCGGcaggttttttgttttacacagaATCCGAGAGGGTGGCGGAAGTCGCTGAAGCCATCTGCCGAGTCACCAACTTTCTCGTGGACGGCAACATTGCCCACAACGTGTTCCTGACGAGAGGATGTGCCCCCCGTGAACGCACACAAAGCGAAAAGGAACGCTGTTCAAGAAGAGGCGTCCGCGTCGCTGTATGGCCGAGGGCGTCGTGCTTCGGTGCCAAAGAGGAATCGGCCTTCAACGTGGCTCTCTGTGAGCTCGCTGGACATTTACCTTTTAAGAACAGGAAGGACTACGAGTTCATCTCTGAGAGAGAGGTAATAGGTATCATCCAGAGGTATCTCCTGCCTGATTCAGAGTTTCACACGTTGGAACAGCAGCTTACTCGTCatttaaaggataaataa